In Malus sylvestris chromosome 15, drMalSylv7.2, whole genome shotgun sequence, a single genomic region encodes these proteins:
- the LOC126605468 gene encoding kinesin-like protein KIN-4A isoform X1: protein MEAAGEDCCVKVAVHIRPLIGDEKLQGCKDCVTVVPGKPQVQIGTHSFTFDNVYGSTGSPSSAMFEERIAPLVDGLFHGYNATVLAYGQTGSGKTYTMGTGFRDGCQSGIIPQVMNVLFGKIENLKHQTEFQLHVSFIEILKEEVRDLLDPSFLSKPEGAKEGANGHMVKVASPGKPPIQIRESSNGVITLAGSTELSVSTLKEMAACLEQGSLSRATGSTNMNNQSSRSHAIFTITLEQMHKVNSACNENNGLNESMNEEYLCAKLHLVDLAGSERAKRTGSDGMRFKEGVHINKGLLALGNVISALGDEKKRKEGLHVPYRDSKLTRLLQDSLGGNSRTVMIACISPADINAEETLNTLKYANRARNIQNKPIVNRDPMSNEMLKMRQQLEFLQAELYSRGGGSSSDEVQVLKERITWLEAANEDLCRELHEYRSRCNGVEPCERASQDDSPCSVKSDGLKRGLQSLEPADYQMGDAITAGDSQEIDEEVAKEWEHNLLQNTMDKELHELNKRLQQKESEMKFFEGSDTLALKQHFGKKILELEDEKRTVQQERDRLLGEVENLSAGDGQTQKLQDVHNQKLKALEGQISDLKKKQESQVQLLKQKQKSDEAAKRLQDEIQSIKAQKVQLQQRIKQEAEQFRQWKASREKELLQLRKEGRRNEYERHKLQALNQRQKMVLQRKTEEAAMATKRLKELLEARKSSARDNSVVANGNGTHVQGNEKSLQRWLDHELEVMVNVHEVRHEYEKQSQVRAALAEELAMLKQLNEFASKGLSPPRGKNGFARASSMSPNARMARISSLENMLSITSNSIVAMASQLSEAEERERAFTNRGRWTQLRSMADAKNLLQYMFNSLADTRCQLWEKEMEIDEMKEHLKELVGLLRQSETRRKEVEKELKVREQAVAAALATSASAGHDQENSQNPLKHFADDTNGPLSPISVPAQKQLKYTAGIASGSVRESIAFIDKTRKMVPIGHLPTKKLAVIGQAGKLWRWKRSHHQWLVQFKWKWQKPWRLSEWIRHSDETIIRTKPRLQGQS, encoded by the exons ATGGAAGCAGCAGGGGAGGACTGCTGCGTCAAAGTGGCGGTTCACATCCGGCCGCTCATCGGAGACGAGAAGCTTCAGGGGTGTAAAGATTGCGTCACTGTCGTCCCTGGGAAGCCTCAG GTACAAATTGGGACGCATTCGTTTACTTTTGATAATGTCTATGGGAGTACCGGTTCCCCCTCATCTGCAATGTTTGAAGAACGTATAGCTCCGCTGGTGGATGGTTTGTTTCACGGATATAATGCTACTGTCCTAGCGTATGGTCAG ACGGGTTCTGGAAAAACGTATACCATGGGCACTGGTTTTAGAGATGGTTGCCAATCAGGAATTATCCCGCAAGTTATGAATGTATTGTTcggcaaaattgaaaatttgaagcatCAAACTGAATTCCAGTTGCATGTATCTTTTATTGAG ATTCTAAAAGAAGAAGTACGAGACTTGCTCGATCCTAGTTTTTTGAGCAAACCAGAAGGTGCAAAAGAAGGTGCCAACGGGCATATGGTGAAAGTAGCATCCCCTGGAAAGCCACCAATACAAATTCGAGAATCATCAAATGGTGTTATTACACTGGCAGGGTCCACTGAACTCAGTGTAAGTACACTAAAGGAAATGGCTGCTTGCCTGGAACAAGGATCGTTGAGCAGAGCAACAGGGAGTACAAATATGAACAATCAATCAAG TCGCTCACATGCCATCTTCACCATTACATTAGAGCAAATGCATAAAGTCAACTCGGCATGCAATGAAAACAACGGTCTTAATGAGAGTATGAATGAAGAATATCTATGCGCCAAGTTGCATTTAGTAGATCTTGCTGGGTCTGAGCGAGCCAAGAGGACAGGTTCCGATGGCATGCGTTTTAAGGAAG GAGTTCATATTAATAAGGGTCTTCTTGCCCTTGGGAATGTTATCAGTGCACTTGGTGATGAGAAGAAGCGCAAAGAAGGTCTTCATGTGCCTTATCGAGATAGTAAACTTACTCGGCTTCTGCAG GATTCGCTTGGTGGTAACAGTCGAACTGTTATGATAG CCTGCATCAGTCCTGCTGATATCAATGCTGAAGAAACCCTGAACACTTTAAAGTATGCAAATCGTGCTCGCAATATCCAAAATAAGCCTATC GTAAATAGAGATCCCATGTCCAATGAGATGTTAAAGATGCGCCAACAGCTAGAGTTTTTGCAAGCTGAACTTTATTCACGTGGAGGAGGATCTTCTTCTGATGAAGTACAG GTTCTCAAGGAAAGAATTACTTGGCTTGAAGCTGCTAATGAGGATCTTTGTCGGGAACTTCATGAATATCGCAGTAGATGCAATGGTGTAGAGCCATGTGAAAGAGCTTCTCAA GATGATAGCCCCTGCTCGGTCAAAAGCGATGGTCTAAAAAGGGGTTTGCAAAGTTTAGAACCGGCTGACTATCAAATGGGCGATGCGATAACAG CAGGTGATTCCCAGGAAATTGATGAAGAAGTAGCAAAAGAATGGGAGCACAACCTTCTGCAAAATACCATGGACAAAGAGTTGCATGAATTGAATAAACGTCTACAGCAAAAAGAG TCGGAGATGAAATTTTTTGAAGGGTCCGACACTCTGGCACTCAAGCagcattttggaaagaaaattttGGAACTAGAAGATGAGAAAAGAACTGTGCAG CAAGAGAGGGACCGATTGCTGGGTGAAGTTGAAAATCTTTCTGCTGGTGATGGACAAACACAAAAGTTGCAAGATGTTCATAACCAGAAGTTAAAGGCACTTGAGGGACAG ATTTCGGATCTTAAGAAGAAACAAGAAAGCCAGGTTCAACTTttgaagcaaaaacaaaaaagtgatgAAGCAGCAAAGCGGCTGCAAGATGAAATCCAGTCTATAAAAGCACAAAAG GTTCAATTGCAACAAAGGATAAAACAAGAGGCAGAACAATTTCGGCAGTGGAAAGCCTCCCGAGAGAAGGAATTGCTGCAG TTACGGAAAGAAGGCAGGAGAAATGAATATGAAAGGCATAAGCTGCAAGCGTTAAATCAACGGCAGAAAATG GTTCTTCAAAGAAAGACTGAAGAGGCTGCAATGGCTACCAAGAGGCTGAAAGAATTGCTAGAAGCTCGTAAATCTTCTGCTCGTGACAACTCAG TTGTTGCCAATGGAAACGGGACACATGTACAG GGCAACGAGAAATCCTTACAACGGTGGCTTGATCATGAGCTTGAAGTTATGGTGAATGTGCATGAAGTTCGTCATGAATATGAGAAACAAAGTCAAGT ACGAGCTGCACTGGCAGAAGAGTTGGCCATGCTGAAACAATTAAacgaatttgcttcgaagggcCTTAGTCCTCCAAGAGGAAAGAATGGCTTTGCCCG AGCATCCTCCATGTCACCTAATGCACGAATGGCCAGAATATCTTCACTTGAGAACATGCTTAGCATAACATCAAACTCAATAGTAGCAATGGCATCACAACTTTCAGAGGCAGAAGAACGGGAGCGTGCCTTTACTAACCGTGGACGTTGGACCCAATTGCGCTCAATGGCAGATGCAAAGAACTTGCTTCAATATATGTTCAATTCTCTTGCAGATACAAG GTGCCAGTTGTGGGAGAAAGAAATGGAAATCGATGAAATGAAAGAGCATCTCAAAGAACTCGTAGGTTTGTTGCGGCAGAGTGAGACACGAAGAAAGGAAGTTGAGAAGGAACTAAAAGTGAGAGAGCAAGCTGTTGCAGCTGCATTGGCAACATCTGCCTCG GCTGGCCATGATCAGGAGAACTCACAGAATCCACTGAAACACTTTGCTGATGACACGAATGGTCCCTTGTCCCCAATCTCCGTGCCAGCACAAAAACAGCTGAAATATACAGCAGGCATCGCCAGCGGCTCAGTCAGAGAATCGATAGCTTTCATAGATAAGACACGAAAG ATGGTACCCATCGGGCATTTGCCAACAAAAAAACTAGCAGTTATAGGGCAAGCTGGGAAGCTATGGAGGTGGAAGAGGAGTCATCACCAGTGGTTAGTACAATTCAAATGGAAATGGCAGAAGCCTTGGAGACTCTCGGAATGGATTAGGCACAGCGATGAAACAATCATCAGGACCAAACCTCGCTTACAAGGTCAATCGTGA
- the LOC126605468 gene encoding kinesin-like protein KIN-4A isoform X2 — translation MEAAGEDCCVKVAVHIRPLIGDEKLQGCKDCVTVVPGKPQVQIGTHSFTFDNVYGSTGSPSSAMFEERIAPLVDGLFHGYNATVLAYGQTGSGKTYTMGTGFRDGCQSGIIPQVMNVLFGKIENLKHQTEFQLHVSFIEILKEEVRDLLDPSFLSKPEGAKEGANGHMVKVASPGKPPIQIRESSNGVITLAGSTELSVSTLKEMAACLEQGSLSRATGSTNMNNQSSRSHAIFTITLEQMHKVNSACNENNGLNESMNEEYLCAKLHLVDLAGSERAKRTGSDGMRFKEGVHINKGLLALGNVISALGDEKKRKEGLHVPYRDSKLTRLLQDSLGGNSRTVMIACISPADINAEETLNTLKYANRARNIQNKPIVNRDPMSNEMLKMRQQLEFLQAELYSRGGGSSSDEVQVLKERITWLEAANEDLCRELHEYRSRCNGVEPCERASQDDSPCSVKSDGLKRGLQSLEPADYQMGDAITGDSQEIDEEVAKEWEHNLLQNTMDKELHELNKRLQQKESEMKFFEGSDTLALKQHFGKKILELEDEKRTVQQERDRLLGEVENLSAGDGQTQKLQDVHNQKLKALEGQISDLKKKQESQVQLLKQKQKSDEAAKRLQDEIQSIKAQKVQLQQRIKQEAEQFRQWKASREKELLQLRKEGRRNEYERHKLQALNQRQKMVLQRKTEEAAMATKRLKELLEARKSSARDNSVVANGNGTHVQGNEKSLQRWLDHELEVMVNVHEVRHEYEKQSQVRAALAEELAMLKQLNEFASKGLSPPRGKNGFARASSMSPNARMARISSLENMLSITSNSIVAMASQLSEAEERERAFTNRGRWTQLRSMADAKNLLQYMFNSLADTRCQLWEKEMEIDEMKEHLKELVGLLRQSETRRKEVEKELKVREQAVAAALATSASAGHDQENSQNPLKHFADDTNGPLSPISVPAQKQLKYTAGIASGSVRESIAFIDKTRKMVPIGHLPTKKLAVIGQAGKLWRWKRSHHQWLVQFKWKWQKPWRLSEWIRHSDETIIRTKPRLQGQS, via the exons ATGGAAGCAGCAGGGGAGGACTGCTGCGTCAAAGTGGCGGTTCACATCCGGCCGCTCATCGGAGACGAGAAGCTTCAGGGGTGTAAAGATTGCGTCACTGTCGTCCCTGGGAAGCCTCAG GTACAAATTGGGACGCATTCGTTTACTTTTGATAATGTCTATGGGAGTACCGGTTCCCCCTCATCTGCAATGTTTGAAGAACGTATAGCTCCGCTGGTGGATGGTTTGTTTCACGGATATAATGCTACTGTCCTAGCGTATGGTCAG ACGGGTTCTGGAAAAACGTATACCATGGGCACTGGTTTTAGAGATGGTTGCCAATCAGGAATTATCCCGCAAGTTATGAATGTATTGTTcggcaaaattgaaaatttgaagcatCAAACTGAATTCCAGTTGCATGTATCTTTTATTGAG ATTCTAAAAGAAGAAGTACGAGACTTGCTCGATCCTAGTTTTTTGAGCAAACCAGAAGGTGCAAAAGAAGGTGCCAACGGGCATATGGTGAAAGTAGCATCCCCTGGAAAGCCACCAATACAAATTCGAGAATCATCAAATGGTGTTATTACACTGGCAGGGTCCACTGAACTCAGTGTAAGTACACTAAAGGAAATGGCTGCTTGCCTGGAACAAGGATCGTTGAGCAGAGCAACAGGGAGTACAAATATGAACAATCAATCAAG TCGCTCACATGCCATCTTCACCATTACATTAGAGCAAATGCATAAAGTCAACTCGGCATGCAATGAAAACAACGGTCTTAATGAGAGTATGAATGAAGAATATCTATGCGCCAAGTTGCATTTAGTAGATCTTGCTGGGTCTGAGCGAGCCAAGAGGACAGGTTCCGATGGCATGCGTTTTAAGGAAG GAGTTCATATTAATAAGGGTCTTCTTGCCCTTGGGAATGTTATCAGTGCACTTGGTGATGAGAAGAAGCGCAAAGAAGGTCTTCATGTGCCTTATCGAGATAGTAAACTTACTCGGCTTCTGCAG GATTCGCTTGGTGGTAACAGTCGAACTGTTATGATAG CCTGCATCAGTCCTGCTGATATCAATGCTGAAGAAACCCTGAACACTTTAAAGTATGCAAATCGTGCTCGCAATATCCAAAATAAGCCTATC GTAAATAGAGATCCCATGTCCAATGAGATGTTAAAGATGCGCCAACAGCTAGAGTTTTTGCAAGCTGAACTTTATTCACGTGGAGGAGGATCTTCTTCTGATGAAGTACAG GTTCTCAAGGAAAGAATTACTTGGCTTGAAGCTGCTAATGAGGATCTTTGTCGGGAACTTCATGAATATCGCAGTAGATGCAATGGTGTAGAGCCATGTGAAAGAGCTTCTCAA GATGATAGCCCCTGCTCGGTCAAAAGCGATGGTCTAAAAAGGGGTTTGCAAAGTTTAGAACCGGCTGACTATCAAATGGGCGATGCGATAACAG GTGATTCCCAGGAAATTGATGAAGAAGTAGCAAAAGAATGGGAGCACAACCTTCTGCAAAATACCATGGACAAAGAGTTGCATGAATTGAATAAACGTCTACAGCAAAAAGAG TCGGAGATGAAATTTTTTGAAGGGTCCGACACTCTGGCACTCAAGCagcattttggaaagaaaattttGGAACTAGAAGATGAGAAAAGAACTGTGCAG CAAGAGAGGGACCGATTGCTGGGTGAAGTTGAAAATCTTTCTGCTGGTGATGGACAAACACAAAAGTTGCAAGATGTTCATAACCAGAAGTTAAAGGCACTTGAGGGACAG ATTTCGGATCTTAAGAAGAAACAAGAAAGCCAGGTTCAACTTttgaagcaaaaacaaaaaagtgatgAAGCAGCAAAGCGGCTGCAAGATGAAATCCAGTCTATAAAAGCACAAAAG GTTCAATTGCAACAAAGGATAAAACAAGAGGCAGAACAATTTCGGCAGTGGAAAGCCTCCCGAGAGAAGGAATTGCTGCAG TTACGGAAAGAAGGCAGGAGAAATGAATATGAAAGGCATAAGCTGCAAGCGTTAAATCAACGGCAGAAAATG GTTCTTCAAAGAAAGACTGAAGAGGCTGCAATGGCTACCAAGAGGCTGAAAGAATTGCTAGAAGCTCGTAAATCTTCTGCTCGTGACAACTCAG TTGTTGCCAATGGAAACGGGACACATGTACAG GGCAACGAGAAATCCTTACAACGGTGGCTTGATCATGAGCTTGAAGTTATGGTGAATGTGCATGAAGTTCGTCATGAATATGAGAAACAAAGTCAAGT ACGAGCTGCACTGGCAGAAGAGTTGGCCATGCTGAAACAATTAAacgaatttgcttcgaagggcCTTAGTCCTCCAAGAGGAAAGAATGGCTTTGCCCG AGCATCCTCCATGTCACCTAATGCACGAATGGCCAGAATATCTTCACTTGAGAACATGCTTAGCATAACATCAAACTCAATAGTAGCAATGGCATCACAACTTTCAGAGGCAGAAGAACGGGAGCGTGCCTTTACTAACCGTGGACGTTGGACCCAATTGCGCTCAATGGCAGATGCAAAGAACTTGCTTCAATATATGTTCAATTCTCTTGCAGATACAAG GTGCCAGTTGTGGGAGAAAGAAATGGAAATCGATGAAATGAAAGAGCATCTCAAAGAACTCGTAGGTTTGTTGCGGCAGAGTGAGACACGAAGAAAGGAAGTTGAGAAGGAACTAAAAGTGAGAGAGCAAGCTGTTGCAGCTGCATTGGCAACATCTGCCTCG GCTGGCCATGATCAGGAGAACTCACAGAATCCACTGAAACACTTTGCTGATGACACGAATGGTCCCTTGTCCCCAATCTCCGTGCCAGCACAAAAACAGCTGAAATATACAGCAGGCATCGCCAGCGGCTCAGTCAGAGAATCGATAGCTTTCATAGATAAGACACGAAAG ATGGTACCCATCGGGCATTTGCCAACAAAAAAACTAGCAGTTATAGGGCAAGCTGGGAAGCTATGGAGGTGGAAGAGGAGTCATCACCAGTGGTTAGTACAATTCAAATGGAAATGGCAGAAGCCTTGGAGACTCTCGGAATGGATTAGGCACAGCGATGAAACAATCATCAGGACCAAACCTCGCTTACAAGGTCAATCGTGA
- the LOC126605476 gene encoding uncharacterized protein LOC126605476, with protein sequence MNHTDTEMMETAAPSNTGQGDVVRDLLTLSRQLLNQGKPSQALQAVVMAMRTRGGEEAVFQSLHRARELYRSRLQESAAADQLASLFAECAIAEAHPWKTEPEAAGNVGGPSVGPGPDDQGSSILAETGRMQVVLDAFSDGSSFICLQCGGLVSNHRKDEHYTYWCCQT encoded by the exons ATGAACCATACGGACACGGAGATGATGGAGACGGCGGCGCCGTCCAACACCGGCCAAGGCGACGTCGTCAGGGACTTGCTCACATTGTCTCGCCAGCTCCTTAATCAAGGCAAGCCTTCCCAGGCCCTTCAAGCG GTTGTTATGGCAATGAGAACAAGGGGTGGGGAGGAGGCTGTATTTCAGTCCTTACATCGTGCTCGTGAGCTGTACAGAAGTAGATTGCAAGAAAGCGCTGCTGCTGATCAACTAGCTTCTTTGTTTGCAGAGTGTGCAATTGCCGAAGCTCATCCTTGGAAGACTGAACCAGAAGCAGCAGGTAACGTGGGTGGTCCGTCAGTTGGTCCTGGACCTGATGATCAAGGAAGTTCCATACTGGCAGAAACTGGCAGGATGCAGGTTGTGTTGGATGCATTTTCAGATGGGAGTAGCTTCATTTGTTTACAGTGTGGAGGTCTAGTTAGCAATCACCGCAAAGACGAGCACTACACATACTGGTGTTGCCAAACTTGA
- the LOC126601363 gene encoding probable inactive receptor kinase At5g67200: MLRKWQLLLLLLSLCTSTLTSSRPSLAHPSLPPDALALLAFKSKADLHDALPFSSNATAVQSICRWTGVQCAARYKIVRLVIKSQNLGGIFAPDTLTRLDQLRVLSLQNNSLTGPVPDLAGFTNLKTLFLDHNSFSGSFPPSLSSLYLLRTLDLSYNNLTGSLPAFLITDLDRLYYLRLEWNRFTGPVPALNQSNLQTFNVSGNNLTGAIPVTPTLLRFGASSFSWNPFLCGEIVNKECNDTTPFFGTTEAHGAPPPAKALGQSSAEDIQGVELTQPSHKKHRRTAVIIGFSSGVFFLICSLLCFAMAVKKQRTPQTRKTVNSAGPTVTEETAAAVVEIEEELEQKVKKAQGIQVVKSGSLMFCAGEPQLYSLDQLMRASAELLGKGTIGKTYKAVLDIRLIASVKRLDAGKLGGTSREVFERHLESVGALRHPNLVPLRAYFQAKDERLLVYDYQPNGSVFSLVHGKSTRARPLHWTSCLKIAEDVAQGLSYIHQAWKLVHGNLKSSNVLLGSNFEACLTDYCLSVLATPTPTSEADPDSTAYKAPETRTNSSNDHDHYRQRRQPTPKSDVYAFGVLLVELLTGKPPSQHLVLAPDDTMEWVRSLREDDCDDGHDKMAMLLDVAIACSSTSPEQRPTMWQVLKMLQEIKEEMISSMEEVESELRRTHMLAS; the protein is encoded by the exons ATGCTCAGGAAATGGCAGCTCCTTTTACTTCTTCTCTCACTCTGCACCTCCACACTTACTTCCTCTAGGCCTTCCCTCGCTCATCCATCTCTCCCACCCGACGCTCTCGCGCTCCTCGCCTTCAAATCCAAAGCGGATTTACATGACGCCCTCCCCTTCTCTTCCAACGCCACCGCCGTCCAGTCCATCTGCCGCTGGACTGGCGTCCAATGCGCCGCCCGGTACAAAATAGTTCGCCTCGTAATCAAGTCCCAGAACCTCGGCGGCATTTTCGCGCCTGACACCCTGACTCGGTTGGACCAACTCAGAGTCCTGAGTCTGCAGAACAACTCGCTTACCGGACCGGTTCCCGACCTCGCTGGATTCACTAACCTCAAAACCCTCTTCCTCGACCACAACTCCTTCTCGGGTTCCTTCCCGCCATCGCTCTCCTCCCTCTACCTCCTCCGAACCCTCGATTTGTCGTACAACAACCTCACCGGATCATTACCCGCATTTCTAATCACCGATCTGGACCGGCTGTACTACCTTCGTCTCGAATGGAACCGGTTCACTGGACCGGTCCCGGCGCTAAACCAGTCCAACCTCCAGACCTTCAATGTCTCCGGAAACAACCTCACCGGTGCAATCCCTGTCACTCCGACTCTGCTCCGGTTCGGTGCATCCTCCTTCTCTTGGAACCCCTTCCTCTGCGGCGAGATTGTGAACAAAGAATGCAACGATACGACACCCTTTTTTGGTACTACTGAAGCCCACGGAGCCCCTCCGCCAGCGAAGGCGCTCGGGCAGAGCAGTGCAGAAGATATCCAGGGCGTTGAGTTGACTCAGCCTAGTCACAAAAAGCACAGAAGAACTGCCGTCATTATTGGGTTTTCCTCCGGCGTCTTCTTCCTGATCTGCTCCCTTCTCTGTTTCGCAATGGCGGTGAAGAAACAAAGGACACCCCAAACCCGCAAAACAGTTAATTCGGCGGGACCAACCGTAACGGAGGAAACAGCGGCGGCGGTCGTGGAAATAGAAGAGGAGCTGGAGCAGAAGGTGAAGAAGGCGCAGGGGATTCAAGTGGTGAAGAGCGGGAGCCTAATGTTCTGCGCGGGAGAGCCGCAGCTGTACTCGCTGGACCAGCTGATGCGGGCTTCGGCGGAGCTGCTGGGGAAGGGGACGATCGGGAAGACGTACAAGGCGGTGCTGGACATCCGCCTGATCGCGAGCGTAAAGAGGCTCGATGCCGGGAAGCTGGGTGGGACTAGCAGAGAGGTGTTCGAGCGGCACCTGGAGTCGGTGGGTGCGCTGAGACACCCGAATCTCGTGCCGCTAAGAGCATATTTTCAGGCGAAGGACGAGCGGCTGCTCGTCTACGATTACCAGCCTAACGGCAGCGTCTTCTCCCTCGTTCACG GGAAATCAACAAGGGCAAGGCCGCTGCACTGGACATCCTGCTTGAAAATAGCAGAGGACGTAGCACAAGGCCTCTCCTACATCCACCAAGCATGGAAGCTCGTCCACGGCAATCTCAAGTCCTCCAACGTCCTTCTTGGCTCCAACTTCGAAGCATGTCTCACCGACTACTGCCTCTCCGTTCTCGCCACCCCTACCCCAACGTCCGAAGCGGACCCCGATTCAACTGCGTACAAAGCCCCGGAGACTCGCACCAACTCATCAAACGATCACGATCATTATCGACAACGGCGGCAACCAACTCCAAAGTCCGATGTCTATGCATTCGGGGTTTTGTTGGTGGAGCTTCTCACGGGGAAGCCTCCATCGCAACACTTAGTCTTAGCGCCGGATGATACGATGGAATGGGTGAGATCTTTGAGGGAAGATGATTGTGACGATGGGCATGATAAGATGGCAATGCTGCTGGACGTGGCGATCGCTTGCAGTTCAACTTCGCCGGAGCAGAGACCGACCATGTGGCAGGTGTTGAAGATGTTACAGGAGATTAAAGAGGAGATGATATCATCCATGGAGGAGGTTGAAAGTGAATTGAGACGAACACACatgctagctagctag
- the LOC126604945 gene encoding uncharacterized protein At4g06744-like, with amino-acid sequence MRSSDSTKALVSFSTFFFLLSYLCIPSCVAVAFSLRENSSPVTNYSNRQTLEFDLGGHRRRGSGHRSHQKHKTPPAAAPPPPVPPPQVPLRPPQAPPPTKLPDNQLVFADQRLKIVYPIIQNFKSLITSDPLNITKTWVGSNICSYKGFYCDSPPNNSSAIALASIDFNGFQLGAPSLDGFLDQLPDIALFHANSNNFSGTVSPAIANLPYLYELDISNNQFSGAFPSAVLGMNTLGFLDIRFNFFTGAVPPEIFTQELDALFLNNNNFMQNLPDNLGSSHILLLTLANNKFTGSIPSGISKAFAALTEVLLLNNQLTGCLPYEIGLLKQALVLDVGNNQLTGPLPFSLACLENVEQLNFAGNLLHGMVPEVVCHELQSLENFSLSDNYFTNVGPICRSLIGKGVLDVTNNCVPDLPIQRPVEECADFFAYPRFCPFMWTYTYIPCKPPGFGSLFPPLPPPP; translated from the coding sequence ATGAGAAGCTCTGATTCCACCAAAGCTCTAGTTTCATTCTCaaccttcttttttcttctatcCTATCTTTGTATTCCTAGTTGTGTAGCAGTAGCATTCTCGTTGCGTGAAAATTCTTCTCCCGTAACAAACTATTCCAACAGACAAACCCTCGAGTTCGATTTAGGTGGCCACCGCAGAAGAGGCAGCGGACACAGGAGCCACCAAAAGCACAAAACCCCACCagcagcagcaccaccaccaccggtACCACCACCACAAGTACCACTACGGCCGCCACAAGCACCTCCTCCTACAAAATTGCCAGACAACCAACTTGTATTTGCAGACCAAAGGCTCAAAATAGTCTACCCAATTATCCAAAACTTCAAGTCCCTCATCACCTCAGATCCACTAAACATCACAAAAACGTGGGTGGGATCCAACATATGCAGTTACAAAGGCTTCTACTGTGACAGCCCTCCAAACAACAGCTCCGCCATTGCCCTCGCCTCGATCGACTTCAACGGATTCCAACTAGGGGCCCCTTCTCTCGACGGATTTCTCGACCAGCTCCCGGACATTGCCCTCTTCCATGCAAACTCCAACAATTTTTCCGGCACTGTCTCCCCCGCCATTGCCAACCTCCCCTACCTCTACGAACTCGACATAAGCAACAACCAATTCTCCGGGGCGTTTCCCTCCGCCGTTCTCGGCATGAACACCTTAGGTTTCTTGGACATAAGGTTCAATTTCTTCACTGGGGCCGTCCCACCGGAGATTTTCACTCAAGAACTTGACGCCCTATTCCTAAACAACAACAATTTCATGCAGAATCTTCCCGACAATCTCGGCAGCTCTCATATTCTCCTCCTCACCTTAGCAAACAACAAATTCACGGGCTCGATTCCATCGGGCATTTCAAAAGCTTTCGCTGCTCTGACTGAGGTTCTGCTACTGAACAACCAGCTCACAGGATGCTTGCCTTACGAAATAGGGTTGCTAAAACAGGCCTTAGTTTTAGATGTCGGAAACAACCAGTTAACCGGGCCGTTACCGTTTTCACTGGCGTGCCTCGAAAACGTGGAGCAGCTGAATTTTGCGGGTAACTTGTTGCATGGCATGGTACCTGAGGTGGTGTGTCATGAGCTGCAAAGCTTGGAGAACTTTTCGCTGTCCGATAATTACTTCACTAATGTTGGTCCGATTTGTAGAAGCTTGATCGGGAAAGGAGTGCTCGATGTTACGAACAACTGCGTTCCCGATCTTCCGATTCAGAGACCGGTGGAGGAATGTGCGGATTTCTTTGCGTACCCAAGGTTTTGTCCCTTCATGTGGACTTATACTTACATTCCATGTAAGCCTCCTGGTTTTGGTTCTTTGTTTCCTCCATTGCCTCCTCCACCGTGA